The segment CAGCGACGTGAGAATCGCCGTAGCGTCGATAACTCCGGTTTCGCCCGGCAGCCAACGGCTATCGGCCGAATGCCGGTCGGAGGCATCGGCCGGCGCCGCATCGGAAAGTGAAACGGCCACCAACTGCGTGCGCGTCAATTGCTGGCGTGCCCCGTCGAGCGAGGCGCCGGACTGCCAGACATGCCAGACATCGAGCCACAGCCCGACGTTCGGCGCCGAGACCGTGCTCAGCAGCACGAGCAACGCATCGAGCGTGTGTATGAACTCGAAATTCTTGCCTTCACGTGAAGCGGGCACGGCATCGAATCCAACGCCCAGTTTCAGCCCGTGCGGCTCCAGCGCCCGGCCGAGGTCGCTCAACCGCCGCCCATAGAACTCGAAGTTTTCGTGGTAGGGCCGTTCGTTGCTCGCCGGAACGATGACGCCGACTGCCCGGCGTGCGCCGATCGAAGCGGCCAAGGCGGCCAAATCCGACAGTTTCGTCAGTTCGCCTTGGAACGTCGGGTCGTCGGCCTGCCACTCGATCGGCAACGCGAAGGTGCCGATCTTCAACTTGGCGCTTTCGAGCAATCGCCGCGCCTTGGGCAAGCCATAGGACGTCACCTCCTCGGCAAACTCGACGATATCGAGGTCGATGCCTCGAAATCCGAACGACAGCGCCAGCTCGATCGTTTCGCTTTGTGTTGCCGAGAGGCCCAGCGCCTTGGCATTCAGATTCTTGAACATCGATCTCCTCTCGCGGTGCGTGCTGTGTTCCGAATCAGCCATTATGCCAAAGGCGCACGGTAACTCAAAGGGCCGCTGGCCGCCTGGCCGACGAGCTGCCCCAACACGAAATCGTGAAGACGAAGATTGGCCTGCCCCAGTCGGACGTGGCGACCGGCTTGCGTCGCTTGGAAGCCCTCTACCGCGACGAAGCCACCGCGGTGCTGACGGTGCGGGCCGCGAAACGGCCGCAGAGCGTCCCGCGGCCACCGGCGCCGCAGGGGGGTGGGCTCCGCGCCCAGCCCGCCGGAAGAAGGGGTGCGCCGAGCTCCGGCGAGCGGGGAACGAAGCTAAAACACTTGTGAAGAATACGGCGTGGTTCAAAGCAGGGTAACACTTCCCGTTGGAGTTCTGCCAGCACCTCCTGCCGGAAGTACCTGCCGCTGCGTTGGTTACGTCCTGACGCGGCCCACGCAGGGCGGCGAAAGCTGTTACCCTGAGATTCCTTGATT is part of the Pirellulales bacterium genome and harbors:
- a CDS encoding sugar phosphate isomerase/epimerase; its protein translation is MFKNLNAKALGLSATQSETIELALSFGFRGIDLDIVEFAEEVTSYGLPKARRLLESAKLKIGTFALPIEWQADDPTFQGELTKLSDLAALAASIGARRAVGVIVPASNERPYHENFEFYGRRLSDLGRALEPHGLKLGVGFDAVPASREGKNFEFIHTLDALLVLLSTVSAPNVGLWLDVWHVWQSGASLDGARQQLTRTQLVAVSLSDAAPADASDRHSADSRWLPGETGVIDATAILTSLAELGYDGPVTPLPGRHRLPGMRRDQIVKLAGEKLDGVWKAAGLSPSGKISASAGR